The following are encoded in a window of Thunnus albacares chromosome 17, fThuAlb1.1, whole genome shotgun sequence genomic DNA:
- the znf653 gene encoding zinc finger protein 653 has translation MAHSLAELEVPLDVDHAGDQVSGVLRRCRGRPRLTDSDRAQRRLESRKKYDVRRVYLGESHKLWSELRRRTSLSDAGLAEYLILLHSTYGDKYQQKHCGKKTAPEVLLKQKKGRKERVSSLQSLVCWYQEHARSCSHEPQLRALEPQPNFSTAAIWQCDSDHSFVQYLFSPPREASDSEHEAGMNGEGDGESAAKTDLPVAKGGVSRKRRKEAHKQFKDLGENVDVSEVQHTTMSPIEQAAALNHQPSIEASSKDVPLTGQPVWEMEMVMEQQQGSPEATFHSITSEEEAEDLRRGRDEEGGRERLGEEEIRTIPHGYECVTVTASLADKLEKTDEDSVLSQSLSGSVRLGAQPELSVPPPMQVQEQGELFDPQTLQTVVTSCEIPDQRTALEGSQLIIITGPSYEALTSEGIQLNMGGGNVEEVTCTVIGGVTYNPVCESDSKIRTAEDEDSMTGLSDKQLLQPTVDALELSSDRELQRSLSRSKRNRRGPVIEADGMLKMFHCPYEGCSQVYVAISSFQNHVNLVHRKGRTKVCPHPGCGKKFYLSNHLHRHMIIHSGVRDFICETCGKSFKRKNHLEVHRRTHTGETPLQCEICGYQCRQRASLNWHMKKHTPEAHYNFTCEFCDKRFEKLDSVKFHKLKSHPEKQAT, from the exons ATGGCGCATAGCCTGGCAGAGTTGGAGGTTCCCCTGGACGTTGACCATGCTGGGGACCAAGTGAGCGGTGTTTTGAGGCGCTGCAGAGGACGACCAAGGCTCACAGACTCCGACCGAGCACAGAGACGTCTTGAATCCCGAAAGAAATACGATGTACGGCGGGTGTACCTGGGAGAGTCGCACAAGCTGTGGAGTGAGCTCCGCAGGCGAACCAGCCTGAGTGATGCTGGTCTGGCAGAGTATCTAATCCTGCTGCACTCAACATATGGAGACAAATATCAGCAGAAACACTGCGG GAAGAAGACTGCCCCAGAGGTCTtactaaaacagaaaaaag GTAGGAAGGAGCGTGTGTCCAGCCTCCAGAGCCTGGTGTGTTGGTACCAGGAGCATGCACGCTCCTGCTCTCACGAGCCCCAGCTCAGAGCCCTGGAACCCCAGCCCAACTTCTCCACAGCTGCTATCTGGCAATGTGACTCTGATCATTCATTTGTGCAATACCTGTTCTCACCGCCGAGGGAGGCAAGTGACTCTGAGCATGAGGCGGGAATGAACGGAGAGGGTGACGGAGAGAGTGCAGCAAAAACAGACTTGCCTGTGGCGAAAGGTGGGGTgagcaggaagagaagaaaggaggCTCACAAACAGTTCAAAG ATTTGGGAGAAAATGTGGATGTTTCTGAGGTGCAACATACAACCATGAGCCCGATAGAACAGGCTGCAGCTCTAAACCACCAGCCCAGTATAGAGGCCTCTTCCAAGGATGTCCCGCTGACAGGGCAGCCTGTCTGGGAGATGGAGATGGTAATGGAGCAACAGCAGGGCTCCCCCGAAGCAACATTTCACTCCATCACCTCAGAGGAGGAAGCTGAGGATCTGAGGCGAGGCAGAgatgaagagggaggaagagagagactcggagaagaagaaataaggACTATACCGCATGGTTACGAGTGTGTTACCGTGACGGCATCCTTAGCTGATAAACTGGAGAAGACGGATGAGGACTCGGTGCTGTCACAGAGCTTGAGCGGCTCAGTGCGTCTGGGCGCTCAGCCTGAACTGTCGGTCCCGCCGCCCATGCAGGTACAAGAGCAGGGAGAGCTGTTTGACCCTCAGACTCTGCAGACGGTGGTGACCAGCTGTGAGATTCCAGACCAGAGGACCGCTTTGGAAGGTTCACAG tTAATTATCATCACTGGCCCCAGCTATGAGGCGCTCACATCAGAGGGCATTCAGCTCAACATGGGTGGTGGAAACGTGGAGGAAGTCACCTGCACTGTCATCGGGGGGGTCACCTACAACCCAGTTTGCGAGTCTGATTCAAAAATCAGAACAGCGGAGGATGAAGACTCCATGACAG GTTTGAGTGacaagcagctgctgcagcccaCTGTTGATGCTCTGGAGCTAAGTAGTGACAGGGAGCTGCAGCGGAGTCTGAGCAG GTCAAAGAGAAACAGGCGAGGTCCAGTCATTGAGGCTGATGGGATGCTCAAGATGTTCCACTGTCCATATGAGGGTTGCAGTCAAGTCTATGTAGCAATCAGCAGCTTTCAG AATCATGTGAACCTTGTTCACAGGAAAGGGAGGACCAAGGTTTGCCCCCATCCAGGCTGCGGAAAAAAGTTCTACCTGTCAAACCACCTGCATCGTCACATGATCATCCATTCAG GGGTCagagatttcatctgtgagacgTGTGGAAAATCGTTTAAGCGTAAGAATCACTTGGAGGTCCACAGGCGGACCCACACGGGAGAAACACCACTCCA ATGTGAAATCTGTGGCTACCAGTGTCGGCAGCGTGCATCCCTGAACTGGCACATGAAGAAGCACACTCCAGAGGCTCATTACAACTTCACGTGTGAGTTCTGCGACAAGAGATTCGAGAAGCTGGACAGTGTTAAATTCCACAAGTTAAAGAGCCACCCGGAGAAGCAGGCGACCTGA